Proteins encoded together in one Monomorium pharaonis isolate MP-MQ-018 chromosome 8, ASM1337386v2, whole genome shotgun sequence window:
- the LOC105834932 gene encoding zinc finger protein 239 isoform X1 — MLLILDQLEFNVQIANLKKDMLNVPFIYINLKHRYYYNYSKRISLILIFLYWPEIAFVTTYYSLLIMQLPFPSRSSTLKNHLHMHFIPESFACRQCELQFQTEHALKKHQTKAHFGRRTFQCPICKKKLLRHESLRDHKLTHINLRPHVCTTCGKSFLRPSSLRTHMIVHTADSPFACDLCPAKFKRSSVLKTHKLTHTGVRRFECDICKHRFYLKGALKHHILAHYGIRPYKCEDCGKSYRRSWGLKVHRYRHTGIKRFECDFCKLRFSVKTKLANHIYTHTGEKPYKCNVCGRQYGERYQLKAHRCTALRGNPLKLKTT, encoded by the exons atGCTACTAATTTTAGATCAATTAGAATTCAATGTccaaattgcaaatttaaagaaagatatGCTTAATGTtccttttatatacataaatttaaaacacagatattattataactattCGAAACGTATCTctctgatattaatatttctttactgGCCTGAAATAGCCTTCGTCACTACATACTACTCGTTACTAATAATGCAATTACCATTTCCATCAAGATCGTCAACCTTAAAGAATCACCTGCATATGCATTTTATTCCGGAGTCTTTCGCGTGCAGACAATGCGAGCTCCAATTTCAG ACGGAACATGCGTTAAAGAAACATCAAACAAAAGCGCACTTCGGCAGAAGAACTTTTCAGTGTCCTatctgtaagaagaaattgttACGCCACGAATCGCTGCGCGATCATAAGCTGACGCACATTAACCTGAGACCCCACGTATGTACAACCTGCGGCAAGAGCTTCCTGAGGCCCAGCAGTCTCCGGACCCATATGATCGTTCATACCGCGGACTCGCCGTTCGCGTGCGATCTCTGCCCGGCGAAGTTCAAGAGATCGTCGGTGCTGAAGACGCACAAGCTGACGCACACGGGCGTGAGAAGATTCGAGTGCGACATCTGCAAGCATCGTTTCTATCTGAAAGGCGCGCTGAAGCACCACATACTGGCGCATTACG GAATCAGGCCTTATAAATGTGAAGATTGCGGCAAAAGCTACAGGAGATCTTGGGGTTTGAAGGTGCACAGATATCGGCATACCGGCATAAAGCGATTCGAGTGCGATTTCTGCAAGCTGCGCTTCAGCGTGAAGACGAAGCTCGCGAATCACATTTACACACATACCGGCGAGAAACCTTACAAGTGTAATGTCTGCGGACGTCAATATGGCGAGAGATATCAGTTGAAGGCGCACAGATGCACAGCATTACGTGGCAACCCgttgaaattaaaaactacttga
- the LOC105834932 gene encoding gastrula zinc finger protein XlCGF7.1 isoform X2 encodes MDEYTDLKEYIVALTRGKLLMCNVCRIEFPNEVEFKTHLIGQSHEQLFQCGFCWKSFSGSSTLKNHLHMHFIPESFACRQCELQFQTEHALKKHQTKAHFGRRTFQCPICKKKLLRHESLRDHKLTHINLRPHVCTTCGKSFLRPSSLRTHMIVHTADSPFACDLCPAKFKRSSVLKTHKLTHTGVRRFECDICKHRFYLKGALKHHILAHYGIRPYKCEDCGKSYRRSWGLKVHRYRHTGIKRFECDFCKLRFSVKTKLANHIYTHTGEKPYKCNVCGRQYGERYQLKAHRCTALRGNPLKLKTT; translated from the exons ATGGACGAGTACACTGATTTAAAGGAATACATCGTGGCACTGACAAGAGGGAAGCTTTTAATGTGCAACGTCTGCAGGATCGAATTTCCGAACGAGGTCGAGTTCAAGACTCACTTGATTGGACAAAGCCATGAACAACTTTTCCAGTGCGGATTTTGTTGGAAGTCATTTTCTGG ATCGTCAACCTTAAAGAATCACCTGCATATGCATTTTATTCCGGAGTCTTTCGCGTGCAGACAATGCGAGCTCCAATTTCAG ACGGAACATGCGTTAAAGAAACATCAAACAAAAGCGCACTTCGGCAGAAGAACTTTTCAGTGTCCTatctgtaagaagaaattgttACGCCACGAATCGCTGCGCGATCATAAGCTGACGCACATTAACCTGAGACCCCACGTATGTACAACCTGCGGCAAGAGCTTCCTGAGGCCCAGCAGTCTCCGGACCCATATGATCGTTCATACCGCGGACTCGCCGTTCGCGTGCGATCTCTGCCCGGCGAAGTTCAAGAGATCGTCGGTGCTGAAGACGCACAAGCTGACGCACACGGGCGTGAGAAGATTCGAGTGCGACATCTGCAAGCATCGTTTCTATCTGAAAGGCGCGCTGAAGCACCACATACTGGCGCATTACG GAATCAGGCCTTATAAATGTGAAGATTGCGGCAAAAGCTACAGGAGATCTTGGGGTTTGAAGGTGCACAGATATCGGCATACCGGCATAAAGCGATTCGAGTGCGATTTCTGCAAGCTGCGCTTCAGCGTGAAGACGAAGCTCGCGAATCACATTTACACACATACCGGCGAGAAACCTTACAAGTGTAATGTCTGCGGACGTCAATATGGCGAGAGATATCAGTTGAAGGCGCACAGATGCACAGCATTACGTGGCAACCCgttgaaattaaaaactacttga